The Panthera leo isolate Ple1 chromosome A3, P.leo_Ple1_pat1.1, whole genome shotgun sequence genome contains the following window.
CccatgtgcattatctcatttagcctTCACAGCAACCCTGTAAGGTATCATTCTTTCCATGCTGTGATTCAGAAACAGACTAAAGATTAGAAACCTTGCCAAGTAACAAAACAACTAAATCCAAGCACACCTGGAAAAAAAGTTCATAGTCTCTGCTCCGTCCAGAAGAGGAGCACCTAACAAGCAACAGGAATTGGGAGATTCCCTAAGGTGGCAATGTCAGAGTGGTCTTAATACATGAACAGGATGTCAGCTGAGgcgggatgggggcagggaggtggagcagagggcaggaggggggctAGCATTCTGAGCAGTGGAAAGGAGTCTGAGAGAGCACAGGGTGGCAAAGAAACTGTAGGGATTCACTAAGGCTAGACCACAAGGCACATGTGGACAAGTAGCCCCACAAGAGgatggagaggtgggcaggaccCAAATCATAGACAGCCTATTCTAGTAGGTGTGCTATTCTAGTGAATTCAAATTTTATACTCTAGATACTTAGAGAAACTGTTTCAGGGTTTTATCTAAATTTTGCATTTTAGTTGGAAGAATCATTTCAGGATTTAAAGCAAGGAATAACATGGCCCAGTTTGCATCTGGAAAGGTCCCTCTGCCGTCAACAGGAACTGGTTGAGAGACACATGGAGGTTGGGTAGCTGAGCCTAAGTCCCAGCTCTCCTAACTGAAGATGAACTTAGGTGCCAAACCCTTGGTCCAGCCCTTTCCCCCTTGTTCACAGTAACTTATTGCACGTGAACATTCTATCGTTTGAGAGGCTGTGCCTCTCAAATTTGGCACAGCCAAAGCCTCCTCAGCATCCCTTCTTCTCCACTCCCACTCTGAGCTGAAAGGCCCAAGTCCCACTCCCAACAACACACAGAAAGCACTGAAGCAGAAGTTGCTTTAATCAAGGGGTGAAGTCCTCTATCAGGGGGACCTCACTGAACCTTTGGTGGTGGGGTCTCAGCCTACCCCCCACATGCCCTGAGGCCCCTCAGGAAGGAGGGAGCAGCTGAACAGCAAATTCTGGCAGAGGCCAGGGAATGGAAATAGGGGAACCCAAGtcgaggggcaggagcagggcacTGACTGGCAGAAGTGAAGCTGAGTAGGGCAGGAACAGCTGTACACACACGGTTCTACAATGGGGACTAACTGAGGTGGCTGTGCATCAGGCAGAGTGGCACCAGGAGGGCTGAGGGTAGAAGTGGATGGGGCAAGGGGTGGgtgtgggagaggagaaggagcacTTAGGAGATGAGGCGACCATGAAGCTGGTGCAGCTGCTCCTGGGTCAGCACCAGCCGGTGTCGCTGTCCAAGGCCAGCTGCGCACGAGAAGGTCACTTTGCCCATGTAGACGGTGTCGTCCTGCTGCTCCTCCTTGGCCTGGGAGTTGGCAAGGGGAAGAGGTCACCTGAGCTGTGTGCCACTCACAAGGCCTCTGAGCATGGAGACTAAGGCAGTCCCTGTGAGATAGGCTTTGAGGATCCTAAACTATGGTGACCACATATTTCAAATCAGAATTGAGGTACATAGTCTGACAAGGGAGTTTTGAGTCTCTCCTGGTGTCAAAAATCATAGATGTTTAACTGCTAAAATACTGAATTTCTGGAAGCACTGCAAGCACTCTTGAGTCCCTTATAAGTAAGACTTGGCCAGGCAACTCATGTTGTGTAGTTGTTGGACCTGAGACCCCAAAGCCCTCTTCATAttctggaggagaggggaaggaccCGCGTGAACCCTCAATACTGCCCATCCTCCCCCCGATGCTCCCTCTTACCCTGAGGAAGGCTGATGAAGGGAAAGTGGCAAAGTCAGTGGGGACTGTGGCTCCAGGGCGCTGAGATACGGTCTCCTTAAGGACCTCATCCTGGCAAGGAGTGGAACAAGGGTTCATTGAGGGGACCCCCACAGGCTAGCCCAGTATCTCCCTGGCTTCACAGGGACACTAATATCAGGGGGCAGGGACCTGGTCCTCTCTGTCATCATACTTTTGCTCTCACCGCCAACCCCATCCAATATCCTTACTTTACAGATCCTTATCCTTTAAGGTCCAACTCAGATTCTACggcccctgggaagccatccgcAACCATTCTACCCCACAGTGATCTCAGCACTGAAGAAGCTGCACCCAAACCACACACTCTTAAGATGATCCTAGCTCAACCCATTTTGTTGATGAGAATCTGTCTTCTGTCTGCACCGAGACAGTGAGCTTCCAAAGCAGGAACCCCACCTTGCCCTCTACCTCTTATCACAGGGCTGGGCTCAGAGGAAATATGGGAGTGCCTGTGGAAACAAATGTGCTAAGGATTCCACCAGGGAACACTATGAAGCAAACTCTGTAGACTGAGGAAGGGCAGGGTCTGAGCTAACCTTGAGTTTCTCGATGGTGTCACTTAAGGACTTGAGCTGAGCCACCTGCTCCAGGAGCTGGGCCGACGGGCTCTTGGCAGCTGTGGGGAGGGAAGGCTAGTGAGGCCCACCAAGGCCCAAGCAGGCAGCTGTACTGGATTAAGAGTCAGAAAGTGAAGATACTAGACCTTCTCATGGAGCAGGTACGTAATGGGTGAATCAAGCAAATTGAACACTGAGGCCAAAAAGCAATGCCAGGAAGAGCCTCTACAGTATGGCAGCTGCCTGGGTAGGGGTTACAGCCCTGGGGCAAAGGGAGGGGGTATATTATTAATCTCAGGGGTTGGTGGCTCCATACCAGGGCTGGTACGAGTGATATCTACTACGTGGGTGTGCGTGCTCAGTTGATTCAACGTCTCCAACAGCTGGCTGGTCTTACGATACAGCGCTCCAGCTGTTAGCTCACTATCAGGGCCCTCATGGGGTGAGAGCTTTGCCACATGCAGGGGGCGCAGGGCTGCTAAGGACGCCTTCATCTGGGCTCCctgtgaaggaaagaagaggaatggCAGTGAGAGGTGACAGAAGGCCCTGCCATCTATCATCAATGGGGCAGGGGGGGCTCCACCTGCACCCCAGTCCTCCTTGTGAACAACTCACCTTGAGGATGCTATTCTCATGCTGTAACTGGGAGATATGTAGCCTCATGGCAGAGATCTGCTGCAGCAGCAGGGGTGAATCCTTCACCAGCCCAGGGCCTGCaacagaccctggagcctgcccaGGGGTGCCTCCTGTGTGTACCAAGACAAATGCCATCAGCTCCAAGTGGAGAGGGCTGAAGATGGGCCCCATCTCCACTCAACCCCTCTCCTTATCCACTCCCACCTCCAGTCCTGCTTGCTCCCAAGGGGGGAGCCTTATCCTGCTCCCCCAGGCTGGTAACCCCCACCAGGGTGGGTTCCCACAGCCCCGGTAACCCCCCACCAGGGCGGGTCTCTACCTCGCTGCTGTTCTTCTGTGATCGGAATAGCCCAtgggggagcaggaagagaggagagaggagttaGACAATTTGGGGCTAAGGGGTCACACCAGAGGAATGCTGGTCACAACCTACAGGGAAACCCTAATCACTCCTCCTCTAATAAgaccctgcctctgccctctgcaTCTGGGGTATGAGCAAATACGTGtgaaggaaagataagaaagaggAATAAGGCCATGAGACGGGGTGCAGAGCATAAGGAAGAACAGCAGTGGGGGTGTGCGTGGAGGAAGCACTTGGGGCATGTGGCgttccagcctccctgcctcatATTCCATCTccaagaagggcagaggggatgCTCCCAAGACCCTGAGAGGTCTGCACCCTAGTTTCCCACAGCAGCAAAGCTGAAGTTGAAGAAGCAGCCACATTCCTGCTCCTTGGGTTCCCCACTGTTCTGAGGCAAAAGACACTCTTTTTGGTGGGAAATTTTGTAAGTCTGAACCGGTATGTTTAAAAAGCCTGTGCCAAAACAACACAACTTGGTAACTTCTGGAGACCCCTTCCCCAAAGAACAGGAGCCCACTGTACCACAGGAGTCCAAAGTCAACAAGGTACTTGGTCAcctcccaagatcaagaggcacCAGTGAGGGGGGCTTTGATGAGAACAAGACCTTGGGTGAGGCCAGGTGACAAGACAGGCATAGCAGGGGAGCGCTAGAGATCTTGAGGGCTTTAGGGCAAGAAGTCTGTCTTCTGGAGGTAAGAAACtgaaaaactatagagcagatgAGAACTAACATGGCAGTAGCCACCTCCATGATCCAGGAaaactggggagcctgggccCAATAACCAGAAAAACTCCAGGTAAGGAGCCCTGACCACACTGGAGACCAGGCAGAGGTCAGTACACAAGCCCCAAGTGGGAGAAGTCAGCAAGGGGACAGACAACCACACCATGGAGTAAAGCCATGTGAATTCAGTAGGGGGAAATGCAAAGTGTAAGCAGAGGAGCAATCGAGTGCAGGAACCAGGCATGGCTGGATACGGCAGCAGAGTCAGCCCAATCTGCTGCAGGCTGATGACCCTCTGGGATATAGGGCTGGGACAGAAAGGCCAGACTGCAGGTCCAAAAGGGACATATGCTACAGTCTAACTGTTATGGTAATTCTGAGGTCCACTGACAAGTTGGTAATGGCCCACCTTGATCAGGgctgggggagcgggggggggggggggggggtggaaaccTCTGCACATATCTTCAGGAGAAGTAAAAACTTGGTGAAAAACTGCCAGAGTGAAACTGGGCGAGCACATTCCTGGCTGAACGTCCAGTAAGAGACGGGTAGAAGTCAAACTGAGGCCAAGGACAGGAGGGAGGCCATTCAATCTCCTCTGCACCAATGGTGCCTGTCCCACTGCACTCACCACCAGCAATGCCAGAGACCAGGGTAGCAATACCCGAGGGAGGGGGCCCCCGGAGCCCCTCAATCGTGCGCTTCGACTGGCTGTTCAGCCGCTGCTTTAGCTCTGCCTTCTCTGCCTCTAGCTGGTCAATGTCAGCCTGGAGTGCATCCATCGTCTCCTCAAACTCTCTGTGAAAAAGAAATCCGGGCTTAGGCAATGCCCTTTCCCCAGAGCCCCGTCCCCATTTCTCAGTCCAGACAGGTCCTTGGAGCAGCCCTGCTGGTGAGGAGCCAGGAGCAGCACATGATATGACTGGGGTGACACAATGGTGTTGGCAGTGGGGAAAGGAGATGGCATCTGCTCCCCTGGGGAGAGTCTCATTCTGATAGGACCTGGATAGGGGGATGAGTTAGGAGGGAGACTGGCTGGCAGAGTGGAGGGGTGGAATAAGCAAGGGCCCAGGGAAGGTGCCTGACTTCTCCTTCTTCCGCAGCAGTGCCTGGGTTTCCTCCAGGCGAGTCTGGACTTTCTCGATGCGCTCATCTGCATCCTTGGCAGCACTGTCCAGCTTCTTCTCCAAGAGGCTTAGCCGCACGTTGGCCTCACTTAGTTCCTCCCCCTGGCGAAGGTCAGAGTGTCCAGTTCCCTTATACCCTCCTTTACATCCTCCCAGGGCCCCCAGGGACCTGTGACAGAGCACGAACCAGAAAGCTCCTAAAGGCCCACAGCTGTTCCCCACACTGATACAGGCGCCACTTCTCCCCTCAACCCTCAACCGGTCTCAGCCCCAGGAGATCCCCAACACTCAGTGCTGACCTGTACCTCAGCATACTTCCCAGTCCCCTAGCTCCTGAGCCTACCCTACACCCTCACCTTGATTTTGAGTGACTTCTTCAACTCCTTGATAACTGTCTCTCTATCTTCAAGCTTCAAGCCCAGGCCTTCAGCATCAGTGATCTCTGCACGAAGGGCTGCAGCCCGCAGCTCAACTGGGGGAGGCTAGGGGTCAAGcgagagcagaggcaggggtaGTGAGAGGAGGTCACCAACATTCTCCTTCCAGAGAGAGCTGGGCACAGGGAAAACCTTGCCTTCTAAGCAGGGCGGTGCCCTCTGGATTCCCCGCTCCCGCCTCCCAGTCCTTCCACAACCAGCAGCAGCTCTGCCAAGTCCTGTTCCCCTGAGCCCCCGAAGCCCCTCCACAGAGCTCCCCACCCACCTTGCTGGGGGGCCGCTCTGCATCATACTCTCCCTCCTGCATGGCCGTGGCCAGTTTGTTCATGGTACTGATGAGGATGTTGCTCGACTGGCGCAGACACTCATAGGGGCTGCTGGAGGGGGTACCGTAGATCTACAGGAGCCGAGGGCAGTAGTGAAAATCTCACACTGGCCATATCACTCCCCCACCATGTCTGCCCTGCCGTCCAGGCCTACCTGCTCGCTTGCTTTGAAAGCCAGCTCCTCCAGGGCAGCCACAGGCAGTCCCTCGTTCTCTGCCAGTGGGGCAATGAGCTGGGCGGCAGCAGCTGCCACCTCCTGCAGCACAGCCACCACCCACGTCAAGTGTTTCCTGCAGTCTAGGAGTGTGTCGGACACCTGTGCAACAGCCCAGAGTCAGGAGCCCACCCGGAGTCCAGCACCACAGTTCCCAGTTACCTTAAAACCATTCTTGTTCCCTGACCAGATCCAGATCTTGACACTCTAAGCCCTTCCTGGTTCTATtcagcttcctttccttccccccatCGCTGCCCTAAACCTGTGGTCCAAAGGCCAGTGCAGCTGGGATCCCAGGAGCATCTGTCCCTGGCATTCGCCTTCGGATCTTCTTGCAGAACTGGCGGATGTCACTACATGATGTTTCCAGGTCCCGGAGCAGGAGGGCAATATCTGAAGCCTCCTGTCCACCCTACTCAGAGAATATGAAACGGACGGGGAACCAAGTCAGCATTAGGGCTGGAGGTGAGGAGGCAGGGGTtaacaaggaggaggaggaggtccaAGAGATCAAACTGTGCTCTCACCTGCAAGAAGGCACGCAGCCGTCCCACCTCTACGCTCATGCAGTCAAGGGCACTCTGGGTGAACTGTAAGGATAGATGCATGTGGTTGTCAGCCCCCAACAGGAGCCCTTCTGCACCATCACCATCCATCTCTAAGAAGTCCCCACCCTCCACTGACCCCCATAAAGATGTTCGTTCTCTGGCTTCCCTGATCTGACCTTGTTCCAGTCTTATGTGACACCTCGAGGGCCAGATCTCTTGATCTGATGTCCTCCATTTCTGATATCTACAGGGGGCTCAACCACTGGCCCAGAACCTTTACCTTAATGTGGTCAGCCAGCTGCATGGTACTGTCCTCGGGCTGTTCAGCAAGATGGATACTGTACAGATGCTGAGGGGAAATGACAGAGCAACAGGCAATCTTTAGGTCTTGGAAGGACGGAGAATTCTTCCCAAACTGTAAATGGAGCCCCAGTCATCATGGGACTCCAGAGGTACAGGAGAATCTGAAACCCCCAGGGAACTGGATCCTCAGGCAAGCTCCTCTAAGAGCAAGTCAAGCCATAGGCAGCCAGCTGGGGACAGACAACCTTGGCTATGCTGCCAACAGCCCTACCAGGAAaaaccttccctccctcctatgCCAAGCCTGAACTCTTGCCCCAGACCTGGTAGTACTTGATGGCCTTAGTGAGAGGCTCTACGTTGACAGTCTCATCCAGCTGATCCTTGTGTAGCAGCTCAATGAGGAAATCCAAGGAGCGCTCGTGGGCACTCATCTCAGGGTAGAGGCTGCCAACCTTCTTATACACGTCCACATTGCACTGAGAGAGGGCGCTAGAGACCAGAGAAGGGTCCTCTGAGGCCAAGGCCTGCCAGGCAATGTCGGTTCTATCCAATCTCAGCCTGCGGCCCTAGAGTGGGGCCAGGGATCACTTACTGCTCATAGCGGTGGAGTGTGGCCTGCAATAGACTCAGTGAGTACACCAGCCCAGCAGCAAAGCTGAGCTGCTCCCCTGCAGCTCCTCGGAGCCCAGGCCTCTCTGAACAGTTTTCGCTTAGTTCAAACTTCTCCTGGGCCTGCTTCCGGATCAGCTCTGCCTGTGGGAAGAAGCACCAGGgacctggggctcagagaagaggATAGAGAACACAGACTCGGGAATACAGGACACAAAACTGAGCAACTACGTCGGGAGCATGGACACACGTGGAGGAGAAAAGCAGAAACGGCTCTTAGATAGTCAGGGAGTCTCACACAGGGAAAAGATAATGATGTGATTACTGGTGGTTATGAGGATTTGGAATGTGGAGCCAGTGGGCCCAAGCTCTTTCCTGCCTTAAAGCTACTGCTGCTCCTGCTACCCTTTTACCTGAATTCTATCCTGACAATTATTCCCCCACTAGTTCCTAGTCATCTTCtgggtctcagctcaaatgttacTCCTTCAGTGACACCACCCCATCTAAATCAGAGCCCAGACCATGCTCTCTCAAAGAAGCTACCTCCTCATCAAAACCCACCATCTGTAATACACATTCCTCTGCGACTTTGTTGACTATATTCCTCCACTACATCATAAACTCTTTATGAGCAGGGATGCTGGCTGCTATCTTCGCTCAGcatcctcaatgcccgtcacacAGCAAGTTCAACAGATTCCTGTTGAACATGTGATTAGACTGATTGGCCATACCTTGCAAATGAGACGAGGCATGAGCAGCAGCACCAGGACACAGTCATGGTCCCCACCTGGCCGAAGGAAGCTGTCTGGCATGAAGGCTGTAAGCAGGGACATGTGACGGTTGGCCTGGGCCACCTCCATCTGCCTCAATTCCATCTCAATTGCCTGTGAGGTGGACAGGGAAGCAGGCTCTCAGCCAGGCTGGAAAGAGTCTCAGAGCCACCATGCTTTGCTCCACCAGGTCCCCTGCTTCAGGAGTCTTCCAAACCACCACACAAAgcaccccctcctccagcaaCCTGAAGTCCAGAACCCCACTCCAGATCAGCCTACGGCCACACCCAGGCTGGATGCCCCAACACTCCCCACTCTCTGGTCTATCCATTTTCTTGACCTTGGCATGAGCCTTAGTCTCAGCAAACTTGATTTTAAAGTCAAAAGTCTCCGGGGGTGGCTGCTGCTGCCTCTCCACAGATGCTTCTTGCTGGTTTGTCAGTTCCCGATTCACAtcctgggggcagagacagacaatgAGGCacagctggggcaggagggagccctGGGCAATCATGAGTGGACAGCAGGGGGTACGGAGGCACCTGAAGGTGGGCGGTCAGCTGGCGGTACTTCTTGATGGTTTGCTGGTAGTCTGCAACAGTCTCCTGGGCTGCTTCTACACGCTTCTGGGCCTCCCGAACCCTCGCGCCCGCCATGTCCAGCTGCTCCCGCAGCTCCAGTTCTGTCTCGCGCGCATTCTCCTGCAGCTCATCGTTCATCTCATTCATCGCTTCCTGGAAGGTGCCAAGGCAGTAGAGGCAAAGGAAAAGCAGAGTCAGAGTAGAAGGTCAGGGTGGGGCCACTCACCGCACACCCTGCTCAAAGGGGTCATGTGTCAGTCCCTCTTTCAGCAAGCGTCTTCCAAACACCCTCCATCGGGGTGGGAAATCTGGGGTCTGTTCTCTTACCAAGTCCCCCACGGTCTCTCTCAACTCTCGCACTTTCTCTTCTAGATTCAAGTTCCGGTCTGTTAGCATCTCCACCATCTCCTCAGCACCCAGAGCAGCATCCACCTGTGTTACATGGAGGGAACAGAGAAAAGGGCTGCTGAAAGGTGCCTAGAAAAAAGAGGCACAAACCTTGGAGAGGGGTCCTCTGGGCCAGAGGCTGGGGTCCCCAGACCTGCTCCTTGAGCTCATCGATGGTGCTCTCCGCCTGGCTCAGCTCTTCCTGCAGACGCTCCCGCTGTTGCCTCACAACTTCCAGCTCTTGGTTCTTCTTTTCCATGAGCTTCTGGAGTTTCACATGCTCCTGCTTCTCCGAGGAAGAAAGATCCCGCATCCtatggggaagcagggagggagaagggagaaagtgtGTCCACATCACTGGCAATGGGCGCTATGATACGTTTGGGGACAGGAGAGTGAGCTCCGGAGCCAAGCAGGGAGGGGATCCTACCTCACCAGGGCATCCTTTAGGCGGGCATTCTGCTCCTCGAGCTGCTTGAGCTGATAACTGGACGCTGCCCCATCTGAGCCTGGGGAAGACCATTAACACTTTCAGACATAGTTCTAACCCCACCATTTGGCCCCCAGCAGCTCCTGGCCCCTTACCCTTCTCTTCAATCTCAGCCTTGAGGATCTCTAAGTCAGTGGTGAGCTCATCCACACGTTCTTTCAATGCTTCCACCTCCTGCTGCAGGGACTCAGCCCGCTCTTCAGCCATCTCCTTGTCCAGAGTGGCCATCTCGATGGCATCAGCAGTGTCAGCCATCTCCTCCATGTAACGTTCCTTCGCCTCCAGTGCCTCTTTGGCTTCCTAAGGAGGAGTGGAGgttggtgggagtgcaagcaGAGAGATGCCTCATGTGCCCCTTCTCACTGGATGTTCTAGGCTCTGGCCCAGTTACTGGTACAGTGGCTTGGGTCCCAGGCTCCCCAGCCAGCCCCTTTCACCCCAAGTCCCACCTTCCGCGCCTCCTTGAGGCGTCGTTGCAGGTCCGCCTGCTGCTCCTGCATTTTGCTCTTCCATTCCTGCACCTGCTCCAGCTGGATCTTATGTTTCTCCAGCTCTTTTAGCTTTGCcttgtcttctgcccgtttcaaCCGCAGGGTCTCCAGTTTCTCCTCCAGATCCCGTACCTgggccctcagcccctcctcctcctacaAAGGAGAAACCCCTCAGTGAGTGCacagcctccccctcctcccaccaaggTTGAGCTGGAGCAAAGGGACAAGACTGTATGCAAACACCATTCTAGAGCCCCAGGGTCAAAAGCAAGTGGCATATAAACATCTGAGAAAAGACCAATGCATAAGGGGCAAGtgtggaagaaggagagaaagaaagggtagCCAAATCAATGACAGGCTAACCATATGCTATGTCCCCACCCTGCTGATccaaattctgggtctcccccaaCCCTGGAAAATTTCCAAGATCCTTCCCAGGGTCATAGGCCCCCTCTGTATCTTGGTTCTTGTTCACTCCAACCCTAGTCCTTACCTTGGAGGGGGAAGGCAATGGGGGTGCTGCTCCAGGAGAGGTGAGAGCCGGTGTGGGGATGATGGGTGCTGCCAGGGGAGTCTGAGCTGGGGTGCTGGGCTCACTGCTGCTCAGCTCACCTGCTGATGCTGAGCCAGAGGGGCCCAGGGAGCTACTGGCCCCAGCCACCCCAGTACTGGCTGGGCGGGTGGGCTATtcagagagggcaggggcagaccagaaaaagaacaggggtggtgagagacagaatatgagaaTATGTcaaggaaaggagacagagaaggaaaaagacagtgagagagaatatCAAAGCACAGtgagaacagagaaggaaagtgaaggagagaggaaaaatgacAAAGTCAGAAATGGTGACAAAGGACGGGGGAGGCacaggaggcaggcagaggggagagggaggaagtgatAGAAGAAGACATAAGATTATAATGCTCCTCCCTTGGCACTGACCCCACATTCCTCCCAGCTCTGGCACTACCCACTTACAGCAGAATCCCTTACTCCCCAGACCTCCCCTCTATGACCCAGTTGTGATCATTCTGGCAATTTCCAAACACTCCCAGTCCTATCATTGCTCTGGGCCTGTACCCTCTTCCCCCAGGAAGAAAAAGTACCCCAATGTCATTCCCAGAGCAAAAGAACAAACTGGAGTTTGTTCTCTAACTTCCATGTTCCCAGAGAATTCTGGGCTAGGAGTGCAGGTACCAAGCTCTGTATCCCACTCTTTGGAAGTTGAGCTGATTCTCCCTCCCTTGGTCTACTTTAGGGGACCCTGCAGGTAAAAGGGCCAGACTGAAAGTTGTACTCCTAGGCTCCCCCTTGAAACACGGTCAGTACAGCCAACCTTCTGTCATCTCCCTCCCCCCAAGACAGAGGGGCTCTAATCAGGCAGTATCTACCCAGGCCCTGTGGGGCTGAGGCAGAGGAGCTCTCTGAAGCCCCAGGCCCTGGAGCAGACAGGCCTGTCCAGTGCTCTCCCTTGAAGTACTGAGCCCCGAAGCATTCCTGGTGGGCTGACATTCAGAGACCACATGCTACCCACAGACACCCCCAGCTCCTTATCCCCTGACGTTGACACTGCCAAGTTCTTTACCTTTTTTCCAACTTCTACCCCCATTCATGCATCAAAACTGGTCAAAATGCCCTTTTTGAAGAAAGCCAGCCCTGATTAACCACAACCACTCTCATATCTCTTTTGCATTCAGGCTACTGGCCCATACACTCTCCTGAGAAGTCATTTTTGCAGGAGAGGCCTGTC
Protein-coding sequences here:
- the DCTN1 gene encoding dynactin subunit 1 isoform X4, translating into MSAEASARPLRVGSRVEVIGKGHRGTVAYVGATLFATGKWVGVILDEAKGKNDGTVQGRKYFTCDEGHGIFVRQSQIQVFEDGADTTSPETPDSSASKVLKREGTDSAAKTSKLPTRPASTGVAGASSSLGPSGSASAGELSSSEPSTPAQTPLAAPIIPTPALTSPGAAPPLPSPSKEEEGLRAQVRDLEEKLETLRLKRAEDKAKLKELEKHKIQLEQVQEWKSKMQEQQADLQRRLKEARKEAKEALEAKERYMEEMADTADAIEMATLDKEMAEERAESLQQEVEALKERVDELTTDLEILKAEIEEKGSDGAASSYQLKQLEEQNARLKDALVRMRDLSSSEKQEHVKLQKLMEKKNQELEVVRQQRERLQEELSQAESTIDELKEQVDAALGAEEMVEMLTDRNLNLEEKVRELRETVGDLEAMNEMNDELQENARETELELREQLDMAGARVREAQKRVEAAQETVADYQQTIKKYRQLTAHLQDVNRELTNQQEASVERQQQPPPETFDFKIKFAETKAHAKAIEMELRQMEVAQANRHMSLLTAFMPDSFLRPGGDHDCVLVLLLMPRLICKAELIRKQAQEKFELSENCSERPGLRGAAGEQLSFAAGLVYSLSLLQATLHRYEHALSQCNVDVYKKVGSLYPEMSAHERSLDFLIELLHKDQLDETVNVEPLTKAIKYYQHLYSIHLAEQPEDSTMQLADHIKFTQSALDCMSVEVGRLRAFLQGGQEASDIALLLRDLETSCSDIRQFCKKIRRRMPGTDAPGIPAALAFGPQVSDTLLDCRKHLTWVVAVLQEVAAAAAQLIAPLAENEGLPVAALEELAFKASEQIYGTPSSSPYECLRQSSNILISTMNKLATAMQEGEYDAERPPSKPPPVELRAAALRAEITDAEGLGLKLEDRETVIKELKKSLKIKGEELSEANVRLSLLEKKLDSAAKDADERIEKVQTRLEETQALLRKKEKEFEETMDALQADIDQLEAEKAELKQRLNSQSKRTIEGLRGPPPSGIATLVSGIAGGGTPGQAPGSVAGPGLVKDSPLLLQQISAMRLHISQLQHENSILKGAQMKASLAALRPLHVAKLSPHEGPDSELTAGALYRKTSQLLETLNQLSTHTHVVDITRTSPAAKSPSAQLLEQVAQLKSLSDTIEKLKDEVLKETVSQRPGATVPTDFATFPSSAFLRAKEEQQDDTVYMGKVTFSCAAGLGQRHRLVLTQEQLHQLHGRLIS
- the DCTN1 gene encoding dynactin subunit 1 isoform X3 — protein: MSAEASARPLRVGSRVEVIGKGHRGTVAYVGATLFATGKWVGVILDEAKGKNDGTVQGRKYFTCDEGHGIFVRQSQIQVFEDGADTTSPETPDSSASKVLKREGTDSAAKTSKLPTRPASTGVAGASSSLGPSGSASAGELSSSEPSTPAQTPLAAPIIPTPALTSPGAAPPLPSPSKEEEGLRAQVRDLEEKLETLRLKRAEDKAKLKELEKHKIQLEQVQEWKSKMQEQQADLQRRLKEARKEAKEALEAKERYMEEMADTADAIEMATLDKEMAEERAESLQQEVEALKERVDELTTDLEILKAEIEEKGSDGAASSYQLKQLEEQNARLKDALVRMRDLSSSEKQEHVKLQKLMEKKNQELEVVRQQRERLQEELSQAESTIDELKEQVDAALGAEEMVEMLTDRNLNLEEKVRELRETVGDLEAMNEMNDELQENARETELELREQLDMAGARVREAQKRVEAAQETVADYQQTIKKYRQLTAHLQDVNRELTNQQEASVERQQQPPPETFDFKIKFAETKAHAKAIEMELRQMEVAQANRHMSLLTAFMPDSFLRPGGDHDCVLVLLLMPRLICKAELIRKQAQEKFELSENCSERPGLRGAAGEQLSFAAGLVYSLSLLQATLHRYEHALSQCNVDVYKKVGSLYPEMSAHERSLDFLIELLHKDQLDETVNVEPLTKAIKYYQHLYSIHLAEQPEDSTMQLADHIKFTQSALDCMSVEVGRLRAFLQGGQEASDIALLLRDLETSCSDIRQFCKKIRRRMPGTDAPGIPAALAFGPQVSDTLLDCRKHLTWVVAVLQEVAAAAAQLIAPLAENEGLPVAALEELAFKASEQIYGTPSSSPYECLRQSSNILISTMNKLATAMQEGEYDAERPPSKPPPVELRAAALRAEITDAEGLGLKLEDRETVIKELKKSLKIKGEELSEANVRLSLLEKKLDSAAKDADERIEKVQTRLEETQALLRKKEKEFEETMDALQADIDQLEAEKAELKQRLNSQSKRTIEGLRGPPPSGIATLVSGIAGEEQQRGGTPGQAPGSVAGPGLVKDSPLLLQQISAMRLHISQLQHENSILKGAQMKASLAALRPLHVAKLSPHEGPDSELTAGALYRKTSQLLETLNQLSTHTHVVDITRTSPAAKSPSAQLLEQVAQLKSLSDTIEKLKDEVLKETVSQRPGATVPTDFATFPSSAFLRAKEEQQDDTVYMGKVTFSCAAGLGQRHRLVLTQEQLHQLHGRLIS